One part of the Armatimonadota bacterium genome encodes these proteins:
- a CDS encoding killer suppression protein, producing the protein MEIQFDNAQIRKLCNDHKLLEKKLQRKRAEFAAARLLQLTHVENLAQMNQFPQARCHPLLHGGRKGQLAVWVDNKFRIVFEPAHEPRPTKEDGSLDWEQVTAIKIIEIVDYHD; encoded by the coding sequence TTGGAAATCCAGTTCGACAACGCCCAGATCAGGAAGCTCTGCAACGATCACAAGTTGCTGGAGAAGAAGCTGCAGCGTAAGCGCGCCGAGTTTGCCGCGGCTCGATTGCTGCAACTGACGCACGTCGAAAACCTCGCCCAGATGAACCAGTTCCCGCAAGCCCGATGCCATCCGCTGCTCCATGGCGGAAGGAAGGGCCAGCTCGCCGTCTGGGTGGACAACAAATTCAGAATCGTCTTTGAACCCGCTCATGAGCCTCGTCCAACCAAGGAGGACGGGAGCCTCGACTGGGAGCAGGTTACGGCCATCAAGATCATCGAGATCGTTGACTACCATGATTAA
- a CDS encoding helix-turn-helix domain-containing protein codes for MINSRHEYNPSVVVPPGLTIAETIDALGISQGELAARLGMSLPTVNKIINGKAPILPETALGLERVLGIAATFWNRYEAAYRDFLLRQEEAEKLDDERSIWNSKPLRTVIEAMIKAKMIPLRESELGLREEVLRFFGIASFKQYQPMLAVAEGRYRSAAFEADPHAIHAWLRQGEWIAKGIETKPYSASKLRASISKMRDLTVRKADAIQSDLVKLCADCGVALVFVPELSGTHLYGAARWLTPTKALVQLSLRDMTNDQLWFSFFHEIGHILLHSKKASFIDSPEDGSGSGEIEREADLFASETLIKPEQLSRFLVDHPRPIVEDIQRFAARINLHEGVVVGRLQALGVVDTRFANELKVTFHWSGRAQGLRSANETN; via the coding sequence ATGATTAACTCGCGCCACGAATACAATCCGTCCGTCGTCGTGCCCCCAGGGCTGACGATTGCGGAGACTATCGATGCCCTGGGCATCAGCCAGGGCGAGCTGGCTGCCCGTCTCGGCATGTCGCTTCCAACGGTGAACAAGATCATCAATGGAAAGGCACCGATCCTTCCCGAGACCGCTCTTGGACTTGAGCGTGTGCTGGGCATCGCCGCGACGTTCTGGAATCGATATGAGGCGGCCTATCGCGACTTTCTCCTCCGACAAGAAGAGGCTGAGAAGCTCGATGATGAACGCTCGATCTGGAACTCCAAGCCGCTTCGAACCGTGATCGAGGCGATGATCAAGGCCAAGATGATTCCCCTGAGAGAGTCGGAACTGGGGCTTCGAGAAGAAGTGCTCCGATTCTTTGGGATCGCGTCGTTCAAGCAATATCAACCGATGTTGGCCGTTGCAGAAGGGCGCTATCGATCCGCGGCGTTTGAGGCCGATCCCCATGCTATTCACGCCTGGCTTCGGCAGGGCGAGTGGATCGCGAAAGGAATCGAGACCAAGCCGTATAGCGCCTCGAAGCTCCGAGCTTCGATCAGCAAGATGCGCGACCTCACCGTGCGAAAAGCCGATGCGATTCAGAGTGACCTGGTGAAGCTCTGCGCCGATTGTGGAGTTGCCCTAGTGTTCGTGCCAGAGCTGTCAGGGACGCATCTCTACGGTGCGGCTCGATGGCTCACTCCAACGAAGGCGCTTGTCCAGCTCTCACTCAGAGACATGACGAACGATCAGCTCTGGTTCAGCTTCTTCCATGAGATCGGCCACATCCTGCTCCACAGCAAAAAGGCCTCGTTCATCGATTCGCCTGAGGATGGCAGCGGGTCAGGAGAGATCGAGCGCGAGGCAGACCTCTTTGCCAGTGAGACTCTGATCAAGCCAGAACAACTCAGTCGGTTCCTTGTGGACCATCCGAGACCCATCGTCGAGGACATTCAGCGCTTTGCCGCCCGCATCAATCTCCATGAGGGTGTGGTCGTTGGACGACTTCAAGCGTTGGGAGTAGTTGACACCCGATTTGCCAATGAGTTGAAGGTCACTTTCCACTGGAGTGGCCGCGCACAAGGCTTGAGGAGCGCTAATGAAACCAATTGA
- a CDS encoding SAM-dependent DNA methyltransferase, with protein MSKLTQSALESYLWGAATLLRGLIDAGDYKQFIFPLLFLKRVSDVYDEEYEQALEESGGDETFAQFPENHRFQIPQGAHWSDLRSTTANLGTAIQNAMRAIEKANPDLLTGIFGDAQWTNKERLSDSTLRDLIEHFSKHRLTLGNVPEDELGIAYEFLIKKFADDSGHTAAEFYTNRTVVQLMTELLLPEEGESIYDPTCGSGGMLLSCAVHLKGQKKDWRTLRLYGQERNLLTSGIARINLFLHGFEDFEIARGDTLAEPKLLKGDRLRQFDVVLANPPYSIKQWDRSRWSSDPYGRNNHGTPPQGRADYAFWQHILASMKPESGRCAILFPHGVLFRDEERTMRESIVKADLIECVIGLGPNLFYNSPMEACIVICRTKKRPDQRQKVLFINAVDQVTRERATSFLKPEHIERIAEAYHEFKEVDGLSKVATLGDISERSFSLNLPLYVRAGKHQTLSQSEGSLDDAIASWSESSADLRVSMAELLETLERSL; from the coding sequence GTGAGCAAGCTGACGCAGTCGGCCCTGGAAAGCTATCTCTGGGGAGCCGCAACCCTCTTAAGAGGACTCATCGACGCAGGGGACTACAAGCAGTTTATATTCCCGTTGCTCTTCCTCAAGCGGGTTTCCGACGTTTACGACGAAGAGTATGAGCAGGCGCTTGAAGAGTCTGGAGGGGATGAAACGTTCGCTCAGTTTCCTGAGAACCATCGCTTTCAGATTCCTCAAGGTGCCCACTGGTCCGATCTTCGTTCAACCACTGCCAACCTTGGCACCGCGATCCAGAATGCGATGCGGGCAATCGAGAAAGCGAATCCCGACCTCCTCACGGGCATCTTCGGCGACGCGCAGTGGACCAACAAGGAGCGGTTGTCCGACTCAACGCTTCGCGACCTGATCGAACACTTCAGCAAGCATAGGCTGACCCTCGGGAACGTGCCCGAGGATGAGCTGGGCATCGCCTACGAGTTCTTAATTAAGAAATTCGCGGATGACAGCGGACACACGGCTGCCGAGTTCTACACGAATCGAACCGTCGTGCAGCTCATGACGGAACTTCTCCTTCCCGAGGAAGGAGAATCGATCTATGACCCCACTTGCGGGTCGGGCGGCATGCTTCTCTCATGCGCCGTGCATTTGAAGGGTCAAAAGAAGGACTGGCGAACGCTCCGTCTATACGGCCAAGAGCGAAATCTGCTCACCTCGGGCATCGCTCGAATCAACCTCTTCCTTCACGGGTTCGAGGACTTCGAGATCGCGCGCGGTGACACCCTTGCCGAGCCAAAGCTGCTCAAAGGAGATCGTCTGCGGCAGTTCGATGTCGTCCTGGCGAATCCTCCCTATTCCATCAAACAATGGGATCGGAGTCGATGGTCGAGCGATCCCTACGGACGGAACAACCATGGCACCCCGCCTCAGGGGCGAGCCGATTACGCCTTTTGGCAGCACATTCTGGCCAGCATGAAGCCCGAATCGGGACGCTGCGCCATCCTGTTTCCGCACGGCGTTCTCTTTCGCGACGAAGAGCGCACCATGCGTGAGAGCATCGTGAAGGCCGACTTGATCGAGTGCGTCATCGGGCTGGGGCCAAACCTGTTCTACAACAGTCCGATGGAAGCCTGCATCGTCATCTGCCGAACGAAGAAGCGACCAGATCAGAGGCAGAAAGTGCTCTTCATCAACGCCGTCGATCAGGTGACGCGCGAGAGAGCCACCTCGTTCTTGAAGCCTGAGCACATCGAGCGGATCGCCGAGGCATACCACGAGTTCAAAGAGGTGGACGGGTTATCCAAAGTTGCGACCCTGGGCGATATCTCCGAACGCAGTTTCAGCCTGAATCTTCCGCTCTACGTTCGTGCGGGCAAGCATCAGACCCTGAGCCAGAGCGAGGGGAGCTTGGACGACGCCATCGCGTCTTGGAGCGAATCCTCGGCTGACCTTCGGGTGTCGATGGCGGAACTCCTCGAAACGCTGGAGCGTTCTTTATAG
- a CDS encoding NADAR family protein — MKIHAPADAIVSFRDEHFFLSNMFPCPLVVWGENFATSEHAYQCAKFRAGEFRDRVKGANTPKSAKWLARRLGGQHRLDGHAERRFDIMLEIIRAKFSSHEMAQRLLATGDRLLIEGNTWGDRRWGCVQAKDGSWRGKNWLGEILMQVRSELREAAQNRTYGSTHAAK; from the coding sequence ATGAAAATCCACGCGCCTGCCGACGCCATCGTCTCCTTCCGCGACGAGCACTTCTTTCTCAGCAACATGTTTCCATGCCCACTGGTCGTGTGGGGTGAGAACTTCGCCACTTCTGAGCACGCTTACCAGTGCGCGAAGTTTCGTGCTGGAGAGTTTCGGGATCGGGTGAAAGGGGCCAACACCCCGAAATCGGCGAAATGGCTGGCGAGACGCCTCGGTGGTCAGCACCGACTCGACGGCCACGCCGAGCGACGATTTGACATCATGCTTGAGATCATTCGAGCGAAATTCAGCTCGCACGAGATGGCGCAGAGACTCTTGGCCACTGGAGATCGGCTCTTGATCGAGGGCAACACCTGGGGAGACCGACGCTGGGGATGTGTCCAAGCCAAAGACGGCTCTTGGAGAGGCAAGAACTGGCTTGGAGAGATTCTCATGCAAGTTCGATCAGAACTTCGAGAAGCTGCCCAGAATCGAACTTATGGCTCAACCCATGCGGCAAAATAG
- a CDS encoding SAM-dependent DNA methyltransferase, whose amino-acid sequence MAQPMRQNSRVVTLDRLESHLWAAANILRGPVDASDFKTFIFPLLFFKRICDVFDEEYEAALEESSGDIQFALFAENHRFQIPEGAHWKDVRERTANLGQALQSAFRAIEQANPDTLFGIFGDAQWSNKERLSDALIRDLLEHFSKLSLGNENVTSDLLGDAYEYLIKKFADAQNKKAGEFYTPRSVVRMMVEVLDPQEGETAYDPACGTGGMLLGVIQHAQEKGLDIKRLYGKLFGQEKNLTTSAIARINLILHGNEDFRIARGDTLRDPAFFDGDRLAQFDCVIANPPFSLESWGAESWSSDPFGRNKTGVPPNGTADFAWVQHMLASMHPKSGRMTVVVPHGVLFRMGVEGRIREAILKTDQLEAVIGLAPNLFYGAGLAACVLVFRAKKSPERKGKTIIIDASHLFKKQKAQNVLLDQQAQQIVKWYEEFQDVEGVARVVDLSEFEAHGFNLNITRYVEKKVETVEITVEEAIKNLKDSLEAAYGAEDRLRELLVREGLLK is encoded by the coding sequence ATGGCTCAACCCATGCGGCAAAATAGTCGCGTGGTCACTCTTGATCGACTGGAATCCCATCTGTGGGCAGCCGCGAACATTTTGCGGGGTCCTGTGGATGCCAGCGACTTCAAGACGTTCATCTTCCCGCTCCTGTTCTTCAAGAGAATCTGTGACGTATTCGACGAAGAGTACGAGGCGGCCCTTGAAGAATCGAGCGGCGATATCCAGTTCGCTCTCTTCGCTGAGAATCACCGATTCCAGATTCCAGAAGGAGCGCATTGGAAAGACGTTCGGGAGCGAACCGCCAATCTCGGCCAGGCACTGCAGTCTGCATTTCGGGCGATTGAGCAGGCCAATCCCGACACCCTTTTCGGCATCTTCGGTGATGCTCAGTGGTCGAACAAGGAGCGCCTCTCCGATGCGTTGATTCGAGACTTACTAGAGCACTTTTCGAAGCTGAGTCTTGGCAACGAGAACGTTACATCAGACCTATTGGGCGACGCCTACGAGTATTTGATTAAAAAGTTCGCCGACGCTCAAAACAAGAAAGCTGGAGAGTTTTACACGCCACGCAGTGTTGTTCGTATGATGGTCGAGGTCCTTGACCCGCAGGAAGGCGAGACGGCCTACGACCCTGCCTGCGGCACGGGCGGCATGTTGCTCGGCGTGATCCAGCATGCCCAAGAGAAGGGCTTGGACATCAAGCGGCTCTACGGCAAGCTCTTCGGCCAGGAAAAGAACCTGACCACAAGCGCGATTGCTCGAATAAACCTCATCCTCCACGGCAACGAGGACTTCAGAATCGCGCGGGGTGACACACTTCGAGACCCCGCCTTCTTCGATGGTGATCGATTGGCCCAGTTCGATTGTGTCATTGCCAACCCGCCGTTCTCTCTTGAGAGTTGGGGAGCAGAATCCTGGTCGAGTGACCCCTTTGGGCGAAACAAGACAGGTGTCCCGCCGAATGGAACGGCAGACTTTGCATGGGTTCAGCACATGCTGGCCTCGATGCACCCGAAGTCTGGACGCATGACAGTCGTCGTGCCCCATGGCGTTCTCTTTCGGATGGGAGTCGAGGGCCGAATTCGAGAGGCTATCCTCAAGACCGACCAGCTCGAAGCAGTCATCGGCCTTGCACCCAACCTCTTTTACGGGGCGGGCTTGGCCGCCTGTGTGCTTGTCTTCCGTGCGAAGAAGTCACCTGAGCGCAAGGGCAAGACCATTATCATCGACGCCTCACATCTCTTCAAGAAACAGAAGGCGCAAAACGTCCTCCTCGATCAGCAGGCTCAGCAGATCGTCAAGTGGTACGAAGAGTTCCAGGACGTTGAAGGGGTTGCGAGGGTTGTCGATCTCAGTGAGTTCGAGGCCCATGGGTTCAACCTGAACATCACTCGATATGTTGAGAAGAAGGTCGAGACGGTGGAGATCACCGTCGAAGAGGCAATCAAGAACCTGAAGGACAGTCTCGAAGCAGCTTATGGGGCCGAAGATCGGCTGCGAGAGCTTTTGGTCAGGGAGGGCCTCCTCAAGTGA